CAGCATGGGAGAGTCTGCAGGTATTTTAGGTACTTTAGCGGGTGATGATACTATTTTTATTGCACCGATAGATGTCAAAAGAATCGATCAAACCACCGAAGATATAAAGCGTTTACTTGACGTTTAATATTAAAAAAGCGCTCAGCGCTTTTTTTTTGCTTTAATTTCAATTGAATATAGAATGTGACACTAAGTGTCATATGTCAGATTCTTGTCCTGTCATAAGCATGTCGCAGACCATTTTACTTGCTTGTGATGTACTTGCTCTCGAAGTGAATTAACAACAGGATATCAAATGAATAATGAAAAACTCCAAACGGATATGAATGAATCAATGCAAGAAGTTGGTTATCGAGATGGCTACCATTTCCATTTCATCTTAGATGAACAACGCATCCATGTGCATTGCTCAGCACTATCGGGAAAAGAGAACATCTATGTAAATGATGAATTGATATTGTCTCAGCGAAGTTTACGCCGGAAATCTTGTCATGCGTTAACTATTGCCAATCGAATGGTTGAAGTTGAAGTTACCATGGCAAAGATATTAATCGGTGAAGTGCATTGTACTCTAATTGCTGATGGCACACATGTAGCAACGCAAAAACAAGTGCTTAAAAAACACTATCAACTTAAAGATAAAAAAGTAATACCTTGGCTACTGCTCTGTGGTTTATTGGGAGGCGTAATAGGGTATATGAGTGTTGAAATAATGAATAAGTTGTTTTTGTGAACACGTTTGCAAGTAGAGGCTATACATGGATATAAGTGCAAAAAAAATAAAACAGCTCCGTACTGATAAATCGTGGACACAGCAACATTTAGCAGATGCCTGTGGTGTTAGTCTACGAACCATTCAGCGTGTAGAAAGGTATGGCAATAGTTCGAAAGAGACGTTAATGGCATTAGCCTCAGTATTTGAGCAAGAGCAAGCGACGTTATTAGATCTTACGAGCCAAATCGAAGTCGTAGAGCACGTTGTCGATATTACACCTCAACATAAGCGTAAAGCGCTTGTATTAGCGGGTGTATGCGGTCTTGTCGTCGGTGTACTGGTCACTATTCTCGTGCAAAATTTAGTTTAGTAAGAGGTCATTATGAAAACATGGTGGAAATCTTTAACTGCAGCAGAGCAATCTGCATTAGCAACCTTAGGAGGCATCAGTGCCGTTATTATTTTATTCGCTAGTGGTATTGTTATCGGTAGTGCTTTAGCAAGGTTGTTATAAACAAACCTAGTTAGTACAAAAAAGCAGCTGTTAGGCTGCTTTTTTATTGTCAATTTTAAACAACCTCCTATGAAGGTGGCTTTTTACTACTAATCGCTGATCACGCTTCGATTGAAAAAACATACCGTGATTTACTATAAAAAGGTGTGTTGGGGGTTAACAAGGTATTGTTAATGTCAGCACCTGTTTTCATGTTGTTCGCTCGTTGTGGCTCTAAGCATAAAGCTGCACGTTGTTGATAACGACTGTTGTTTTTTCCTGTGTGACTTCCGTCAATATAATTTGCTGTGTATAAAATGACACTTGGCTGATCACTATACAAGGTAAGGGTTCTTCCGGAGGCTGGATCTACAACTTTCGCTATGTAATGTTCACCTGTTTGAGCATCTGGGTTTACCAACCAATAATTATCAAAACCTTTCGCTATTTGTACTTGTTCATCATCGCCGTCAATATGTTTACTTAAGGAAGTTAATTGACGAAAATCTTGTACTGTTCCTGATACCTCACAAATTTCCCCTGTGGGGTAAGCGGTTGGCGTCATAGGCAAGAAGTGATCAGCATTAATTGCTACTTGATGCTGCGCTATTGAACCACTGTTATGTCCTGCTAAATTAAAGTAACTATGCTGGGTTAAATTGAGCAATGTAGTTGCGTCGGTTTCAGCGAAATATTCAACAGACAGTGTATTGTGATCGTCAAGAGTGTAAACCACCTTAATCGTGACATTACCAGGGTAACCATTTTCACCATCCGGGCTAACATAGCTTAACGTTAAGCTGGTGTTTTGGTGTTCGTGCTTAGCAACTGCATGCCATAGCTTTTTGTTTAAAGCATGCGGACCACCGTGTAATTGGCTGTCTGGAGCATTTAACGCTAGTTGATATTGTTTTCCATCAAGCGATATTTTACCTTCGGCAATTCTTCCTGCATATCGACCAATTATGGCACCAAGGTAATAAGTATCTTGCTCGTAATCTGCCACGTTATCGTAACCAAGTACAATGTCGGCAAGACGCCCTGTAATGTCGGGGGTGAAAATAGACACAATAATACCACCATAATTGGTGATGTTAACTTGCATGCCTTGCTTATTTGTTAAGGTGTATAGCGTGGCTGGTTCTCCTGTTGATAATGCCCCAAAGGGCTGTTCAGTAATGCTTGAATCGCTAAAAATACCGGTCACACATGTCTCCATTTTTGATGATACTACTGTGATATCTTATCTATGTAAAAGCTAGGTGCAAGTATTTGCTGATAAATCAATTTTTTAAAATATATTTTGGTATTTTAGGGGACTACTATTATTGATATTCTCAGGTTGCAATTATTCTTATTGTTTGGGAAGCTTAGCGCTATAAAAAAAATTGATAAGAAGTTGTTATGAAAGGACTCAACATTCGTGTTGCTACCCAAGATGATATCCCAATATTACAGACGTTAGAGCAAGGTGTGATAGCTGCAGAGCGTCCGTTTGAAAACCAATTCAAACCTGAACCCGTCACCTATTACAATCTTGATGAATTGATTAAGAGTGATGAAAGTGTATTAATTGTCGCCACATTGCAAGGGCAAATCGTAGCCAGCGGTTATGCCAAACTTAAAGCTGCAAAACCTTATTTACAGCATCGATTTTTGAGCTATATCGGATTCATTTATGTTGCGCCAACGCTTCGTGGAAAAGGGGTGGCTGAACAGGTTTTACAATACCTAGAAGAGTGGTCGATATCGCAAGGGGTTAATATATTGCATTTAGGTGTGTTTGCACAAAATGAACCCGCAATGCGCGCTTATGAAAAGTTTGGTTTTGTACCCCATTTAATTGATATGAGAAAGGTTATCTAACTGTTAACAAGGATGTAATTATGAAAAGTATAAAAACAACAATCGTGTTAATGTTTACAACGTGGTTTGTACAGGCGAGTCAAGCAGAAAATCAAGCCTTAGCAACACATTTGAGCACAGTTGAGGCACCAATACCTATTAAACGCGTCAACCCTAAATACCCGATATCTGCAGCAAGACAAGGAAGAACGGGTTGGGCGACATTTAGTTTTGTGATCGAAAAAAATGGATCTGTTTCAAACATCGTGAAATTGGATTCATCCGGCAGCAAAGATTTCGAACAGGAGTCTTTAAAAGCAATAAAACATTGGAAATATAAACCCGCAATGGAAAATGGCGAACCTATTCAACGTTGCGTCAATACTGTTCAGCTTGATTTTAAAATGTCTTCAAAAGCTGAGGAAGATGGCGTTCGTCGACGTTTTATGAAAAAATATCGCCTAGCACTAGAGGCGTTAGAAGAAAAGAAAATAACGGCTGTTGAGCAGTATATCGAAGAAATGTCGTCGTTTAATAATCGCTATGCGTCTGAAAGCAATTTACTGAATTTGCTAAAAGCCAGATACAATAAAGCAACCGATAATAAGCAATTACAACTCACGTATTTATCAAAGGTTCAGTTTAATTACGGTAAGGACAAAGGTGCACAATATGAATTAGCGTTAACGCATAATAAACTCGTATTAGCTGTGCAATTAAATCAATTAAACAAAGCGTTAACGCTTTTAGATGCATTAACAGCAATGCCTTTAAACGAGCAGCAAAAGTTAACTTACCAACAACTTGAGCAAAATATTCACAATACCATTAAGAGTGACAAAACGATCTTGGTCAAAGGGGTGTTACATCAAGCACCGTTTTGGAATTTTACCCCTGTTCGTAATAATTTTTCGATAGTTAATGTTTCTGGGTTACTGACTAAAATGGACGTGCGTTGCGCTAATAAATACCATACCTACACTGTGAATGAGCAATCTACGTGGCAAATACCTGAAAATTGGCAAGGATGTAGTGTTATTTTATATGGTCAATCAGGGACTACGTTTGATTTTGTCGAGTTATCTGAATCAGCTAACGAAGCGTAAAGGTTAACTTCTGCTTGTTTGTTATAACAGCAAATGACAGTGGGTGATTAAAAAGTATTGTTTTAATAATCAGCCAATGGGTAAAATAACGCTAATAAAATATGTAAGTAACTACTATGTCAGGCAATTTGTTTTTTCAAACGCAATATAAGTTAGATAAAGCGTATTATACCGAATGTTTTGAACAGTCTTCTCAACAAGAGCAGGGTTGGCAAAAGTACCGCAAAGCGATGCTTTTAAGCGGCATAGGTGCAATTTTGATTCTGATTACTGATATTTTGCCTTATGCCGCTTGGTTTTTGTTTATTTTGGGGTTAGTTGAAGCGTTAAGTGTTAAATACAAAAAGCCGTGGTGGATCACCCGACAAATGTGGAGTCAAGCGGCCAATAATACGGTACATTTAACCGTAGATCACCGTGGTTTTACCACCACATTAACGGGTGTCAAACAACATACTGCTTGGCAAGATATCAACTGTATTAAAATGACTGAGAAAGGTTGGGTATTAGAAACCGATAAAGGTAAACAATATTTATCTTCACAATCTTTGTCGCCAGAGGTGATAGCCGTATTAGCTGAGAAAGCAAAGTAAGTTAACATTATGCGGTTTGCATAATTTTTAACATCAACAGACCCTAGTCAAAATTAATCCTATTGAGATCAATATTTTTGCTTATTGGCAATACTATGATGGTTATTCAAAAATAAATGGTGATACAACGTTAGTAAATGAGAATAATTCTCAGAAACCTTGACTCACCATGCTAATCTGATTAGTCTTGCTGCATTCATTTTTCCAGTATTTGTTGAGACCTTGTTATGTTAAAAAACACCCTGATAAAATTTACGGTATTAGCGGGTTGCTTTTTACCGTTTACCTTCGTTCATGCTAGTGAGGAAGTAAATGTTTACTCGTATCGGCAAGCTAACTTGGTAAAACCACTTTTTGATGTGTTTACGCAAAAAACAGGGGTTAAAGTCAATGTTGTATTTGCAAAAAAAGGGATGGCGGAACGGTTAGCGCGTGAAGGAGAACATAGCCCCGCAGATGTTTTATTAACAACCGATATTAGCCGATTAGTTGCCCTACAAGATAAAAACTTAATACAGCCTGTTTCATCAACAGAATTGGAATCGAATGTTCCTGCCCATCTTCAAGCGAATGACGATACTTGGTTTGCGTTAACAACGCGTGTTAGAAATATTTATTCTTCGAAACGCTTAGGTAATATCAACGTAAATTATGAAGATCTTGCAGATCCTAAATGGCAAGGACGAATTTGTACTCGTAGTGGCAAGCACCCATATACTGTTGCATTAGTCGCATCGATGATAGCAGAACATGGCGAGCAGAAAACACTTGAATGGTTAAAAGGTTTCAAAGCGAACTTGGCGAGAAAACCTCAAGGTAATGACCGTGGTCAGGTTCAAGCTATCCATCAAAACTTATGTGATTTGAGTTTAGGCAATAGTTATTACTTCGGAAAAATGTTAACTAACCCAGAGCAAAAAGTATGGGCTGACGCGGTTAATATTAATTTTCCTAACCAAAATAACCGTGGCGCACATATCAATATTTCGGGTGTAGCCATGGCAAAACATGCACCAAACCGTGAAAACGCCCTTGCGTTGATGGAATTTTTGATTTCAGAACAAGCGCAGCAAATGTATGCTGAAGCTAATATGGAGTACCCAGTGAGAAAAGGTGTTCCATTAGCAGAGTTGGTTGCGTCTTGGGGAAATTATAAAGCGGATGATCTACCGTTAACTACTATTGCAAAACATCGTAAAGCAGCAATATCCTTGCTAGATCAGGCTAAATTTGATTTGTGATCTCTCGCGTTAAATACCCTTTTTGGTCTTCAACAAGTTGGCTAATTGCTTTGGCGTTAATGACGCCAATAGCAGTGATGTTTTTTTCAGGTATCGCAGCTAATAGCGATACCTTTTTACATTTATGGCGAACTGTTTTACCTGATTATGTGTTAAACACCGTATTGTTAGCAGTGTATGTAGTTGTACTTGTCATATTATTTGGTGTGCCTAGTGCTGCATTAATTAGCTTAACGGATCTAAAAACTCGAGGGGTGTTACGTTGGTTATTGTTATTACCGCTTGCAATGCCCGCCTATGTAATTGCTTATTTATATACTGATTTATTTGATTATGCGGGACCTATACAGCGCTATTTACGTGCTCTTTTTTCTTGGCAATCTCCAGCGGACTATTGGTTTTTTGATTTAAGAACCTTAACAGGGGCAGCAGTGATGATCGCCTTAGTGTTGTTTCCCTATGTGTATATGCTGACAAGAACAGCGTTTGAGTATCAAGATCAACAACTTGTGAAGGCGGCTCGTTCATTGGGCCTGAGTTCACGTCAATGCTTCTTCAAGGTTACACTTCCGCTCGCTCGACCGGCAATTGCTATTTCAGCTAGCTTTGTATTAATGGAAACCTTGGCTGATTTTGCAACGGTGCAGTATTTCGCAGTTAATACGTTAACAACCGCAATATACGATACATGGTTGGAGTATGGCGAATTATCAACTGCCAACGCCCTCGCGAGTATTTTGATGGTTATGGTGCTGTTAACGGTAGCTGCAGAGTATCGAGCAAGGGCTCATCAACGACACCAATCAAAAGATAAACAAACCAGTAAGGCGCGTATTTCACTGACAACCCGTCAACATATCATAGGAGGGATCTATTGTTGGTTTCTGGTGTTTGCAGGGTTTCTTCTACCCTTTATTTTATTAGTCGATATGGCGGTTCAGTATTTTGAGCAAACAAGCTTAGCGGGTCTATGGCAGGCAGGTTTGAATAGTTTAGAGGTATCGATTTATGTTGCAACAATGGCAACATTGATAGCTGTGTTGTTAGGGTTATATCGCCGATTAAGTGGTGTAAAAAATTGTGCAATACCACTACAAGTTTCTGGCTTTGGTTATGCTGTACCAGGAACCGTATTAGCAATGGCTATGTTAGCTACGTTTGGTCCGTTAGATCATTGGCTGAACGATGTTGCAAAATGGTTTGAAATACCTACGCCTGGGCTGCTGTTGTCTGGAAGCCTATTTGCCATTATTTTTGCATTAGTGACACGTTTTGCCGCAATTGCAAATGGTACTATTGCTAGCGGACTTACTAAAATCCCTAAATCTTTGGATCTGGCGCCTGCTAGTTTAGGCGTGAGTAAATGGCGGAGTATATTCAAAGTACATTTACCGTTATTAAAATCCTCCATCATGGTAGCTTGGCTATTAGTGTTTGTTGAAGCAATGAAAGAGTTACCTGCTGTTTTGGTTTTACGACCTTTTAATTTTGATACACTAAGTACCCAAGTATACCAAATGATTTCAGATGAAAGGTTAGAGCAAGGGGCCATAGGCGCTTTATTCATCGTACTATTTGGTTTATTACCTATTATCGTACTTAATAAAAAAGAGTAATACCGTTGAGTGAAATATTAAAAGTTCAACACTTATCCGTTGATCTACAACAAAAACATATACTTTCTGATGTGAACTTTTCGCTCTATTCAGGTGAAATTTTAGGGTTGGTTGGCCCAAGCGGTTGTGGGAAAACAACCTTGTTAAACGCGATTGCAGGCTTTGTTGATTTTACTAAAGGACAATTAAAAATTGACGGTGTTACGATTACCACATCACAAGTTGTGCCAGCTGAAAAGCGTAATGTAGGGGTTATCTTTCAAGATTATGCATTGTTTCCACATTTGACTGTCAGAGAAAATATTGCATTTGGTATCAGCAAATTGCCAAAACAAGCACAGCAACAACGTATTGATGAATTATTAACGTTATTAAAATTAACGGAGCAGGAACAACAGTATCCGCATCAGTTGTCTGGAGGCCAACAACAGCGTGTAGCAATTGCACGAGCATTAGCGGTTAGACCTTCAATTTTGTTATTAGATGAACCTTTTTCAAATATTGATACGCGGTTACGAAATAGCTTAATGATTGAATTACGCGCCTTACTCAAGTCATTAAATATTAGTGCTATTTTCGTCACGCATAATAAAGATGAAGTGTTTTCTTTTGCCGATAAAATCGCCTTAATTCATCAAGGAAATATTATTCAATACGGCACACCTAGAGCAGTATTTGATCAGCCAAAAAGTTGGCATGTTGCTGATTTTCTACAAATAGGTAGTTGGTTACCAATCACACGTAAAAATAATAAAGTATATTCTGCGCTTGGTGAGATTACTGGTATCGATCAAATAGATATGAGCGAACAACAACAAGTCATATTGGTAAAGCCGCAATACTTAACGTTATCTTCTGCAGCACCGAACTGTGTGGTTAAACATGTATCTTTTACCGAACAAGGCTATCGCTATACGTTAAGTAGCATTACTCAAGATGACGACTTATCATTTGACGATCTTAGTTTCTATAGCGACACTTTATTAACAATAGATCAAAAAATTTCAGTGATGCTTGACCCTCACGAATATCAATTTTTTCACCTTGCCACCAGTATGGCTCAACTTTAGGCGTTATTTTACCCATTTAGGTTAAATATTTAGGCGAGAAAACCACAAAACTCCACAAAAACATAAACTTCCTTCTATCCCGCAATTTTATTGCTGATCACGCAGATCAAATAAGCAATTCTTTGCTTGACATACCTTTACTAGACTCACTAAACTGTATAAATGTGGAGAAAAGTGGAAAAAAGTGGATCTTAGTAGATCTTCAAACAAAAAAGGCAGCATGTTTAGAGGCACCAGTTCAATCACGCTTGATAGTAAAAGCCGTATTACGATACCAACAAAGTATCGTGAAGAGCTTGTGGCTGATTGTCAGGGAAAAATGGTGTGTACGGTAGATATACAACATGCGTGCTTATTGCTATATCCACTTCCTGAATGGGAAGAAATTGAATTAAAACTTTGTGGGCTTTCGAGTATGAACCCACAAGAACGTTTATTACAGCAAGTATTGCTGGGAAATGCGTCAGACTGTGAGATGGATAAGAGTGGTCGCTTATTAATCAATGGTCCGTTACGCAATCATGCTGGTCTCGACAAAAACGTGATGTTAGTCGGTCAGCTGAAAAAGTTCGAAATTTGGAGCGAACAAGCATGGCAAAGCCAAATGCAGCAAGGCATTGCCAAAATACAGTCAGGTGAAATTGAATTAACAGAGCGCTTGCTCGACCTGTCTTTATAACAAAAGAATTCATTACAACTAAAACGGCGTTTATTTAAAATGCAAACTGATAAGTCTCACATTTCTGTGTTGCTTGACGAAGCAATATCAGGACTCGCGATTAACCCCGACGGTATTTATATCGACGGTACCTTTGGTCGCGGCGGCCACTCAGGACTTATCCTTTCCAAGCTCTCTGACCAAGGGCGTTTAATAGCAATCGATAGAGACCCTACCGCAATAGCTGCTGCAGAAAAATATTCTGCCGACCCGCGATTTTCTATCGAACACACTGGTTTTGCTGATTTGTTATCAATCGCAGAAAAAGAACAGCTGTTAGGAAAAGTAGACGGCATTTTACTTGATTTAGGGGTGTCTTCACCGCAATTAGATCAGGCAGAACGCGGTTTTAGTTTTATGAACGACGGACCGCTTGATATGCGTATGGATACCACACGAGGGCAAACTGCCGCACAGTGGCTAGCGATTGCTGACGTTGAAGATATCACTTGGGTGCTGAGAACCTTTGGCGAAGAAAAGCACGCGTGGCGCATTGCTAATGCGATTGTTGACAGTCGAGAAGAGTCTCCCCTTACTACCACTGGACAGTTGGCAGCGTTAATTAAAAAAACAGCGCCACAACGTGAAATTAAAAAACACCCGGCAACACGAAGCTTTCAAGCAATCCGCATGTATATCAATAGTGAATTAGAGCAAATTGAACAAGCACTTGCCGCATCGTTATCTGTATTAGCTGAAGGCGGCCGTTTAGTGGTGATTAGTTTCCATTCGCTGGAAGATAGATTGGTGAAACAGTTTATGAAAAAACATTCACAAGGTAAGCAAGTGCCGCGAGGTTTGCCAGTTAGTGAAGCTGAAATTAATAAAGGTAAAAAGTTACGTTTAGAAGGAAGACAAAAACCTTCAAAACATGAAGTTGGTGAAAATGTGCGCTCTCGTAGCTCTGTTATGCGAGTAGCAACGCGGTTGGCTGAGTAAACATGTCAACCAAAGTGGTTTTGGCGTTTGAAGTTTGGCATGACATTAAACAGCATATTTGGATGTATTTGTTGTTACTAGCTGTTGTATTTTCAGCGTTTACGGTGATTTATTTTACCCACTTAAATCGACAAAGCACCAGCCACTTGGAAGTGTTGTTAACTGAAAGAGATGAGTTAGATATTGAGTGGCGAAATTTGTTACTTGAACAAAACAGTTTAGCAGAGCACAGCTCCATTGAGAGTAAGGCAGAAAAATTGCTCAATATGGAAAAACCTTCTGCTGATAATGAAATAATTATTAGGTTGAAATAATTAATGGTTAAGAAAGTAAGTAAGTACAAACAAATGACAGCATCATGGCGGTTTTATCTCGTCATAGGCGTTATTGTGCTTGTTTATTTAGGCTTAACCGCTCGCACTGCTTACATTCAAGTGATTGAACCTGATATGTTAAAACAACAAGGTGATATGCGCTCGCTTCGTACTGCTGCGAATAAAGTACATAGAGGCTCAATCGTTGATCGAAATGGCGTTGAACTCGCCGTTAGTGTCCCCGTTGATACTGTTTGGGCTGATCCTAAAATCATTATGGAGCAAAATGCACTGGCTAAAGTTGAGCATTGGCAGGCCTTAGCGGATGTACTAGATAAAGATGTGAATAGCTTAAAGTCGCGTGTCACTAAAAGCCCTGCAAAGCGTTTCGTCTATATTGAGCGTCAAGTGTCACCTGCCATGGCGGAGTATATTAAACAATTAAAAATCCCTGGTATTCATTTACGAAAAGAATCTAAACGATTCTATCCTGCAGGCGAAATAAGTGCTCATGTGGTAGGTTTTACCAATGTTGATGACAAGGGCATTGAAGGTGTAGAGCGCGTCTATGATGACCTATTAACAGGTGAACAGGGTAGCAAGCGTTATCGAAAAGATGCAAAAGGCAATCGCATCGAAGTGCTAGAAACAGTAGACGCTAAGCCACCACAAGATTTAGTGCTTAGTTTAGATCAACGTATTCAAGCATTAGCGTATCGTGAATTAAAAGGGGCAGTAAAAGCGTTTAATGCCAGCTCTGGTTCGGTTGTGGTAGCTGATGTTGATAGTGGTGAAGTATTAGCACTTGCCAATAGTCCGTCTTACAACCCGAATAACCGTAGCAATGTTGCTTTACATCGTTTACGTAACCGCGCAATAACCGATTTTTATGAACCTGGTTCAACGATGAAGCCAATGGCCGTGTTGTCAGCACTTGAATTTGGTGAAGTCACCGAAGATACCGTAATTGACACCAGTAAACGTATTATGCGTTTAGGTGGCAGAAGAGTTGGCGATCCTCGTAATTACGGAAAACAAACACCGACTGATATTTTAGTGAATTCATCAAACTTAGGTACGTCAATGTTGGCGTTATCACTTCCTAAAGAATTCTTTTTAGATAAATTTTTCCAAGCGGGCTTTGGTGAAAGTACCGGTATCAATTTGATTGGTGAAAGTGAAGGCATTATGCATACGCGTTCTCGCTGGTCACAAATTGAGCTAGCAACACTTTCTTATGGCATGGGGGTTTCTGCTACGCCGATTCAAATGGCACGTTTTTATGCCTCAATTGCTAATGGTGGTGTTAAAAAACCATTAAGCATTTTAAAACGCGAAAAAGTTAACAGCTATGACGAACAACGCATTTTTTCAGAAAAAAATACCGAAAGCTTGCTAGGCATGCTAGAGCAAGTGGTTGAGAAAAAAGCGCATAGAGCCAAAGTGGAAGGCTATCGCGTAGGTGGAAAAACAGGTACAGCGTTTAAAGCGGTAGCTGGTGGTTACGGCAATGACTATGTTGGTTTATTTACCGGCATTGCACCTATCTCAGATCCTAAAATTGTTGTGATCGTAGTAATAAATGAGCCAGGTGGTGATTTATACCACGGTGGCGAAATTGCAGCGCCAGTATTTTCTAGGGTGATGCAGGGTGCTTTACGTTTGCTAAATATTGAACCTGATGCTGATACTCGTGTGGTAAATGCTAAAGATGATAACGGAGGTAAACGTGTTTAACGTTGATGCTCGTTATCTAGAAACGCTACTCGCTAAATTTACTATTACCGTCTCATTGACGGTTCCGAGCATGCCTCGCCAATTATGCAATGATAGCCGACAACTAACCGTTGGTGATGTTTTCTGTGCGGTGAATGGCACCTTACAGCAAGGTAAAGCCTATATTAGCCAAGCATTGCAAGCTAATTGTAGCGTGATACTTGTTGAAACGTCTATTCAAGCTGAACATGGTCATGTCAAAAATGCGCATAATAAAGCGGGAGAGTTAGTACCTGTTATTGCGTTTTATCAATTAAATAAACAGTTATTTAATGTCGCAAAAGCATTTTATCAATCGCCGCAAGCTTCATTAAATATGGTTGGTATTACAGGAACGAATGGCAAAACAAGTACCAGCCAATTAATTGCGCAGCTACAAGATCAATTAGGTTTTGAAACGTCTGTTATTGGCACTAATGGCGCAGGTAAAGTAAATACTCTTGAGCCTATTAATAATACAACTCCTGGTGCTTCAGAGCTTCATGCTTTATTACAACGTTTTGTCGAATCAGCTCAGTACACGGTAGTGATGGAAGTTTCTTCGCATGCTTTAGCACAAGAGCGGGTAAATGCTGAATTGTTTGATATTGCTGTTTTTACCAATCTCTCTCGTGATCACTTAGATTATCACGGCACCATGGAAAATTACGGTGAAGCTAAGGCGAAGATATTTGCACAAAATGACAGACAATATGCGGTGATCAATGGTGATGACCTTTATGCTCAGCAATGGCTGAGTAAGAAAGCCATTAAACAGCCGACTATTGTCTATGGAAAGCTAAGTAGCGTTCGTCAATATGAGAAGTTTGTTTACGCTGCAAAAATAACCCCGAACCATGATGGCGTGAAAATAGAATTACAAACACATTGTGGAGAAACCGAAATACACAGTCCTTTGCTAGGCATATTTAACGTTGACAACTTATTAGCCGCGATCAGTGTATTGCTAGTACAAGGGATTGGTTTAACTGAGATTGCAGCGGCAATTACCAAGTTAACACCGGTAACTGGCAGAATGGAAACATTCCACGCAAACCATCTACCTCTCGCTGTTGTTGATTATGCACATACACCAGACGCTTTACAAAATGCATTGCTTGCCTGCCGAGAACATTGTTCAGGCCAATTGTGGGCAGTGTTTGGTTGTGGTGGTGATAGAGATAAAGGTAAACGTAAATTAATGGGGCAAGTCGCTGAAAAATATAGCGATAGAATTGTTGTGACTAATGACAACCCGAGAAGCGAACAACCTGAAGCGATTGCTAATGATATTTTGTCAGGTTGCGTTAAGCCAGAGCATATTACTGTGATGTTAGATCGCCAACAAGCGGTTATCTATGCGTTAAACAACGCAAGCCAGAAAGATGT
The Thalassotalea hakodatensis genome window above contains:
- a CDS encoding ABC transporter ATP-binding protein, which codes for MSEILKVQHLSVDLQQKHILSDVNFSLYSGEILGLVGPSGCGKTTLLNAIAGFVDFTKGQLKIDGVTITTSQVVPAEKRNVGVIFQDYALFPHLTVRENIAFGISKLPKQAQQQRIDELLTLLKLTEQEQQYPHQLSGGQQQRVAIARALAVRPSILLLDEPFSNIDTRLRNSLMIELRALLKSLNISAIFVTHNKDEVFSFADKIALIHQGNIIQYGTPRAVFDQPKSWHVADFLQIGSWLPITRKNNKVYSALGEITGIDQIDMSEQQQVILVKPQYLTLSSAAPNCVVKHVSFTEQGYRYTLSSITQDDDLSFDDLSFYSDTLLTIDQKISVMLDPHEYQFFHLATSMAQL
- the mraZ gene encoding division/cell wall cluster transcriptional repressor MraZ; amino-acid sequence: MFRGTSSITLDSKSRITIPTKYREELVADCQGKMVCTVDIQHACLLLYPLPEWEEIELKLCGLSSMNPQERLLQQVLLGNASDCEMDKSGRLLINGPLRNHAGLDKNVMLVGQLKKFEIWSEQAWQSQMQQGIAKIQSGEIELTERLLDLSL
- the rsmH gene encoding 16S rRNA (cytosine(1402)-N(4))-methyltransferase RsmH, yielding MQTDKSHISVLLDEAISGLAINPDGIYIDGTFGRGGHSGLILSKLSDQGRLIAIDRDPTAIAAAEKYSADPRFSIEHTGFADLLSIAEKEQLLGKVDGILLDLGVSSPQLDQAERGFSFMNDGPLDMRMDTTRGQTAAQWLAIADVEDITWVLRTFGEEKHAWRIANAIVDSREESPLTTTGQLAALIKKTAPQREIKKHPATRSFQAIRMYINSELEQIEQALAASLSVLAEGGRLVVISFHSLEDRLVKQFMKKHSQGKQVPRGLPVSEAEINKGKKLRLEGRQKPSKHEVGENVRSRSSVMRVATRLAE
- the ftsL gene encoding cell division protein FtsL, giving the protein MSTKVVLAFEVWHDIKQHIWMYLLLLAVVFSAFTVIYFTHLNRQSTSHLEVLLTERDELDIEWRNLLLEQNSLAEHSSIESKAEKLLNMEKPSADNEIIIRLK
- a CDS encoding peptidoglycan D,D-transpeptidase FtsI family protein, whose protein sequence is MVKKVSKYKQMTASWRFYLVIGVIVLVYLGLTARTAYIQVIEPDMLKQQGDMRSLRTAANKVHRGSIVDRNGVELAVSVPVDTVWADPKIIMEQNALAKVEHWQALADVLDKDVNSLKSRVTKSPAKRFVYIERQVSPAMAEYIKQLKIPGIHLRKESKRFYPAGEISAHVVGFTNVDDKGIEGVERVYDDLLTGEQGSKRYRKDAKGNRIEVLETVDAKPPQDLVLSLDQRIQALAYRELKGAVKAFNASSGSVVVADVDSGEVLALANSPSYNPNNRSNVALHRLRNRAITDFYEPGSTMKPMAVLSALEFGEVTEDTVIDTSKRIMRLGGRRVGDPRNYGKQTPTDILVNSSNLGTSMLALSLPKEFFLDKFFQAGFGESTGINLIGESEGIMHTRSRWSQIELATLSYGMGVSATPIQMARFYASIANGGVKKPLSILKREKVNSYDEQRIFSEKNTESLLGMLEQVVEKKAHRAKVEGYRVGGKTGTAFKAVAGGYGNDYVGLFTGIAPISDPKIVVIVVINEPGGDLYHGGEIAAPVFSRVMQGALRLLNIEPDADTRVVNAKDDNGGKRV